A region from the Eublepharis macularius isolate TG4126 chromosome 13, MPM_Emac_v1.0, whole genome shotgun sequence genome encodes:
- the LOC129340933 gene encoding uncharacterized protein LOC129340933, producing MPPKKGVGNSKGKQPAKRPKVSGPPPDSSSDEEDSGSLRQEILAKLALLERAKGVSSGQVVPGRAGRASKKVSRATFQRDVLTRLSVLESYTGGEMSGAGVLQEDLDRAGPSARAEDDTAEVSEVPPVAVAVDQVEPEGAVVRRGRCRILICGHSMVFWAAHQAKRTHLGSQLGLSRWAQIEWQGRRGLRWPGLLPLLFEGRSAPPPHFLVIHLGGNDLGWVKGKALTLQAQADLRFILSRWPGVLIIYSAILPRRVWKEALDHDAVERTRRKANKAMFKALGEGLGVYLPHPQIRDTYADLFRGDGVHLSFKESLDGIYDSPLFYPHNNPERQVTLKECDCSKVIS from the exons ATGCCTCCAAAAAAAGGGGTAGGCAACagcaaaggcaagcagcctgctaagcgccccAAAGTCAGTGGGCCTCCCCCTGATTcgtcctctgatgaggaggattCAGGGTCGCTCCGGCAGGAAATTTTGGCCAAGTTGGCCTTATTGGAACGGGCAAAGGGGGTTTCTTCTGGTCAGGTAGTTCCCGGCAGGGCTGGTAGGGCTTCTAAGAAGGTTTCCCGGGCCACTTTTCAGCGCGATGTCCTCACGCGTCTTTCTGTTCTGGAAAGTTATACAGGTGGTGAGATGAGCGGTGCGGGCGTGCTTCAGGAAGATCTGGACCGAGCTGGGCCTTCGGCACGGGCAGAGGATGACACAGCCGAGGTGTCGGAGGTTCCTCCAGTAGCGGTGgcagtggatcaagtggagcccGAGG gtgctgtggttcgccgtgggaggtgtcggatcctcatctgcgggcacagcatggtcttctgggccgcccatcaggccaagaggacccacctcggatcccagcttggcctcagccgtTGGGCCcagatcgagtggcagggccgtcggggcctgcgttggccgggcctgttgcctctcctgtttgagggaaggtctgcCCCTCCGCCTCATTTTTTAGTTATACATTTAGGGGGTAATGACTTAGGTTGGGTCAAGGGGAAGGCTCTTACGCTGCAAGCGCAAGCTGACCTTCGGTTTATTTTGAGCCGGTGGCCGGGCGTTCTTATTATCTATTCGGCCATCCTCCCCCGGCGTGTATGGAAGGAGGCTTTGGATCATGATGCTGTCGAACGGActaggcgtaaggccaataaggccatgtttaaggctttgggtgaggGCCTGGGGGTTTATTTACCCCATCCTCAAATTAGGGACACGTATGCCGACCTCTTTAGGGGGGATGGTGTTCACCTGTCCTTTAAAG